DNA sequence from the Pseudomonas fluorescens Q2-87 genome:
TGAGCGGCGTTGACTGCGTCGATAATCACCGGCAATTCGTATTCATAGATGGCGACGTCCAGAGCCCAGGTGGCGTCCAGCGCCCGATCGATGAAGCCGATCAAACGCCCCAGCAAGCCATTTTCCAGCCAGCGACGCGGGGCGTCGGGCCAGTCATCGATGGAGAGGTTTTTGTTGGCGCTTATCAACGCATCCACTTCAGGAAACTTGCGCTGGAAAGCCTGGCTGGCAGCGACGGCTCGATTGAAGATCACCCGCTGGCTGGCCGGCTGTCCGTCATCACTGGTAACCGTGACCTCCAATGACTCACCCAACTGCGGCGCATCAGGGCTGCCGTAGGCCAGGTGTACGCGGTAGTGCATCGTTATGCCGGGGTTCACGGCGTAATCGGCCCAACGAAATTTCTGCAAGGGCGCCTTGTCGCTGGGTGTGGCGTGGAACTGGGGAAAGGTGTGGGCCTTGTCGGGAAAGGTCAGGCTGTTGAAGAGGAACAGCCAGGGTTTGTCGCCCTGTTGCTTCTCGATGGCGAAACCCAGCAGGCCCTTGCGCCGGGACTCGGCCAGGTCCATGGCGAGCAGCACGCCATTGGTGCCGGCATAGGCCTTGACCCGAAAATCGTCTTGGGCGTTGGTGACGAGTACGCGCATGGTTCACTCCTGTGAGGGGCTGCCTGAGCATAGAGCAGTGATGCCGAACAAGTGGGCAGATGCGGGACCGAGGTGATGCCTTCGCGAGCAAGCCCGCTCCCACATGAGATCCGCTGCGACACAAATTCAGTGGACGCCTCATAACACGTGTGGGAGCGGGCTTGCTCGCGAAGAGGTCCTTCCAGACGCCGCACATTCAAAACTATTACATTTGATCAATATGCCAATACTCCGCCTGCAGCTGCCCCGCCAACTGCCGCGCCCGGCCCAGGCGGATCGGGCCGCGCTCGATGTCGATCAACAGGCACGGGCAATCCAGGGATGGCAGAGCCCGTCCCTCTTTCACCCGCCCATCAGTCATCACCAATACCCGCTGCTGCTCCACCGGGAAGCGCTTGCGCCGGGCCGTCAACCAGCGCCCGGCCTCACTCAGCGCTGCGAGCAACGGCGTACCGCCACCGGCACCGAGCCCATCCAGCCAATCCCGCAGCCCGGCAGAAGCCTTGAGCCCTTGTACCTGCCAGTTCGGGAGCGTGCCGCTGGCCGTCAACAGCGCCAAGCGGGCCCGTTGCCGGTAGGCGTCGTCGAACAATTGCGCCAGCAGGCCCTTGCCCTCACTCAAGGCTTGATGACGCCGGGTCGAGGCCGAGGCGTCGACGATCACCAGCCACAGCTCATGGGGGGAGCGACAGCGATTGTGAAACCGCAGGTCCTCATGCAGGCGTGGACGCCCCTTGAGCAACGTGCCCGGCCAATTCACCGCACCGCTGGCGGCGGCTTTGCTGCGGCCCTGGCGGCCCTGATCGAGGCGTCCGGCGCGGGGTCTGGCATTCGCCCCCGCAACTGAACGAGGGCGAATGCCTAGGGCTTTTTTGGCCAGCTCGGCACTTCACGTCGGGCGCCGGTCGGCAATGCCCGGGCCGGCAAATCGCCCCACTGGCCTTGGCCTTCATCGGGCCGACTGGTTTCATTGGCACCCGCCTGCGGTGCCTGGGACGGTGCCGGCGCAGTATGCCCGCGGCGTCGGTGACGCAAGGCAAACTCGGCGACCGCATCGATGTCTTCAGCGGCGATGGATTGCGCACCGCGCCACGCGGCATGGGCTCGGGCCGCTCGCAGCCAGACCAAGTCGGCACGCAAGCCATCGACGCCGGCGGCAAAGCAGCGCTCGGTAATGTGCGCCAGGGTCGAATCGTCCAGGGCAATTGCGGCCAAGCGGTTGCGGGCCTGTTGGCAGCGCTCGCGCAACTGCTGCTGGGCCGTTTCCCACTCCACGCAAAACGCCATCGGATCGCTGTCGAAATCCAACCGTCGGCGGATGATCTGCCCGCGTTCAAGCGGCGCAGTGTGGCCGTCGAGGGCCACGTTCAAACCGAAACGGTCAAGCAACTGCGGGCGCAGCTCGCCCTCTTCCGGGTTCATGGTGCCGATCAGTACAAAGCGCGCCGGATGCCGGTGGGAAATGCCGTCACGCTCGATCAGGTTGGTGCCGCTGGCGGCCACGTCCAGCAGCAGGTCCACCAGATGATCGGGCAACAGGTTCACTTCATCGACGTACAACACGCCGCCGTCGGCCTTGGCCAGCACGC
Encoded proteins:
- a CDS encoding vWA domain-containing protein, with protein sequence MNWPGTLLKGRPRLHEDLRFHNRCRSPHELWLVIVDASASTRRHQALSEGKGLLAQLFDDAYRQRARLALLTASGTLPNWQVQGLKASAGLRDWLDGLGAGGGTPLLAALSEAGRWLTARRKRFPVEQQRVLVMTDGRVKEGRALPSLDCPCLLIDIERGPIRLGRARQLAGQLQAEYWHIDQM
- a CDS encoding ATP-binding protein; the encoded protein is MTHTPHFPLSAVVGADDLKLALCLAAIDPKIGGVLIEGPRGMAKSTLARGLADLLASGQFVTLPLGATEERLVGTLDLDAALGEGRAQFSPGVLAKADGGVLYVDEVNLLPDHLVDLLLDVAASGTNLIERDGISHRHPARFVLIGTMNPEEGELRPQLLDRFGLNVALDGHTAPLERGQIIRRRLDFDSDPMAFCVEWETAQQQLRERCQQARNRLAAIALDDSTLAHITERCFAAGVDGLRADLVWLRAARAHAAWRGAQSIAAEDIDAVAEFALRHRRRGHTAPAPSQAPQAGANETSRPDEGQGQWGDLPARALPTGARREVPSWPKKP